One Bradyrhizobium sp. ISRA464 genomic window carries:
- the ltrA gene encoding group II intron reverse transcriptase/maturase codes for MSLETPERIRTLQRKLYCKAKAEPAYRFYLLYDKICREDILRHAYALARANAGAPGVDGVTFEQIEASGVEAWLAGLREDLVSKTYRPDPVRRVMIPKPGGGERALGIPTIRCRVIQTAAKLVLEPIFEADFEDSAYGYRPRRSAVDAIKETHRLICRGYTDVVDADLSKYFDTIPHSDLLKSVARRIVDRHVLWLIKLWLQAPVEERDGNGKRRMSGGKNSKRGTPQGGVASPLLSVIYMNRFLKHWRLTGRGEAFRAHIVSYADDFVILSRGYAHEALAWTKAVMTKLGLTLNEAKTSVKDARRESFDFLGYSFGPHRYRKDGHWYLGASPSKKSVQRLKAKVSDILVPGNTGCWLDVRDRLNRLLRGWSTYFGYGTRKPAYRTVDNHVYERVRGFLVRRHKVPSRGTRLFPREAVFGALGVLHLRRVHLGPPPWALH; via the coding sequence ATGAGCCTCGAAACGCCTGAAAGGATCAGGACCCTTCAGAGAAAGCTCTATTGCAAGGCGAAGGCGGAGCCTGCCTACCGCTTCTATTTGCTCTACGACAAGATCTGCCGTGAGGACATTCTGCGCCACGCCTACGCGCTGGCCCGTGCCAATGCGGGTGCGCCTGGTGTTGACGGGGTGACCTTTGAGCAGATCGAGGCGTCGGGCGTGGAAGCATGGTTAGCGGGGCTGCGCGAGGACCTCGTTTCGAAGACGTACCGACCCGATCCGGTGCGGCGGGTGATGATCCCGAAGCCCGGGGGAGGCGAGCGCGCGCTCGGCATTCCCACGATCCGCTGTCGCGTCATTCAGACTGCCGCCAAACTCGTGTTGGAACCGATATTCGAAGCGGACTTCGAGGACAGTGCTTATGGCTATCGTCCGCGTCGCAGCGCGGTCGATGCGATCAAGGAAACGCACCGGCTGATTTGCCGGGGCTATACCGACGTGGTTGACGCCGATTTGTCGAAATATTTCGACACGATCCCGCATTCGGACCTCCTCAAATCGGTGGCCCGACGCATCGTTGACCGGCATGTGCTGTGGCTGATCAAGCTGTGGCTGCAAGCGCCGGTCGAGGAGCGGGACGGCAACGGGAAGCGGCGCATGAGTGGCGGCAAGAACAGCAAGCGCGGCACACCGCAAGGCGGTGTTGCAAGCCCGCTGCTCTCCGTCATCTATATGAACCGGTTCCTGAAGCATTGGCGATTGACCGGACGCGGCGAAGCCTTCCGCGCCCACATCGTCTCGTACGCCGACGACTTCGTCATCCTCAGCCGCGGCTATGCGCACGAGGCTCTGGCGTGGACGAAAGCGGTGATGACGAAACTCGGGCTGACGCTCAACGAGGCGAAAACCTCGGTGAAGGATGCCCGGCGCGAGAGCTTCGACTTCCTTGGTTATAGCTTCGGGCCGCATCGGTACCGGAAAGATGGCCATTGGTATCTGGGCGCGAGCCCGTCCAAGAAGAGTGTTCAGCGGCTCAAAGCCAAGGTGAGCGATATCCTGGTCCCCGGCAACACCGGGTGCTGGCTTGACGTGCGTGACCGGCTCAATCGCTTGTTGCGAGGCTGGAGCACGTACTTCGGCTACGGCACTCGGAAACCGGCGTACCGGACCGTCGATAACCATGTGTACGAACGGGTCCGCGGATTCCTGGTCCGACGTCACAAGGTGCCGTCGCGTGGCACCCGCCTCTTCCCGCGAGAGGCTGTGTTTGGCGCGCTCGGGGTCTTGCACCTCCGACGCGTCCACTTGGGACCGCCGCCGTGGGCCTTGCACTGA